TCTTCACCGCGGCGAATTCGTTCATGAGCACGCTCGCCATTGACCCAGATCGCTGAGTGCGTCGGAGGCGTTTGATCGACCCAACCACTGAAACCGGTCAATGCTTGTTCGACTTGCGAACGTGTCGGCATCACCGCATCCGCTATTTCGATCACTGGTTCTTCCAGGTCGCCTGACTCGCTATGCGCCCCCAATCGGAAGGTCGCAACGTAGCGTTTAGTGGGCTTCAACATCCACGGCGTCAAACGTGTCGCCGACCCAACCGCCAACACCACCAAACCGGATGCCAGGGGATCCAGTGTGCCGGTATGCCCTACTTTCAGCTTGCGATTTTCGTTTTCTCGCCGCAGCCGTCGCTGGATTCGGTTGGCAAGGTCACGAGACGTCATGCCCTTGGGTTTATTGAACGGCAGGAAACCAAAGGGTGCTGTAGGAATGGTGTCTTTCAAGGTTTTGATAGCGGTTTCGATCCGAGTGAATTCACAAAGCTTTGGCTGAAAAACGTCGCAGGTCCAACCAGGCGACGCCTGCCAGGATGGCTTCCACGATGATAAACATCAACCGCGCCGCAATGACGGACAAGAGTGCATGCGTCGGCCCCACCGCTGGCGTCAAAACCAACAAGGTGACGAACTCCCGCACGCCAGCACCGCCAGGCAGTAGCGACGCAAACCCCAGCACCATGCCTAAGGAGATCGCTGCGGTCGCCGTCGCGGTCCATGATAATAGTTCAATCCAGTCGGTATCAGCCGCGGCAACAACCCCTGCCCCAGAAGCTGCCTCAATCCCTACCCCAACATCCGAAAACGCTTGCCATGATGGGATTGCCGAAACCAAGCAAGCGAACGAAGCACCGATGAACGCCCACGATAGCAGCGAAGCCAAACAACACACCGCCAACAACGACCACGTGATCCCTTGAACGGATGCCGTCGGAGACACCGCCGGCGTGTCGCCAACGGATTGCGAAAAATCACTGGACGGCTTCACGCGTTTGGCACGTCGTCGCTGCACCAACGCCACGACACGTCGCATGACGGGCGGGCAAAGCGGAACCATGGATCCGACCGCCATCAAAGCGGCCATCGCCCGCACCCAAACTGGCAGCGGCGAATTCCAGAGCAACGCTCCTGCGATGAAACCGCCCACGCCAATCATCGAAAGGGTTTCTAAAAACACACACGTGGTCGCACGACCAACCGGGCGATGTGGTGCGGGCGATCCCTGCGCTGCGGGTACTCCCTTCGGCAAGATCGCACCCACGCGCAAGACCACCACCAAAGCTTTGCCAGGAATGTACTTCCCCGCATGCCCGAGTAACTGAGCGTCAGTGGCACGCCGCCATGTTGAGGGCACCTGCATTGCCAAAAAGCAGCGGTGCAATATCCAGCCCGGTGGCAACAAGCCCAACCCGTATAGAAACGCGGCCCAGCCCACTCGATCCCAGTGCACCGTACCGAGCGACGGGATCGCCGCAATCCTCGAATCTGCTTCCGCTTGCATCGCGGAACGGCGAACCGGATCCGCTTCACCAGCGGCTTGTTGCTGCAGTGATGCGATTTCCGCAGACAGCCTGGCGGTTTCCGCTTGCCAACGTTGCGTTGATTGAACCCCTGCCGCAATTAACCCGACCAAAACAAGCAGAAACACCACTCGCTTGATCCACGGCAATGCCGCAACCCCAAGCTGCCGGTAACGTTCGACTGGCCAGCGACGCTGGGGGATGGACGAACGGTTGTCTACCGGCAATGGAAGGGATCCTGCGAGCTCTTGTTTGCCCGGGATTTCTCGGTTGCCCAAAGCATGGTCAGCTCGATCGCTGACGTCCCGACCAGTAACTTCCTGATCAGTGCTTTCCTGATCAGTGCTTTCCTGATCGACGGCTTCCTGACCAGTGCTCTCCTGATCAGCCGCATCCCGATCGCAACCGGGATGATCGACTCGGGACCGAGCCTCTTTCCTGGGCCAATCCTCATTCCGCTCAGTTGTCGGCAAGCGGTTCCTTCTTCTCGGTGATCACTTCGCACTCTTCGGATTGTTCGGCGTTGATCTCGATGTATTTCTGCCATTCGTCAGGCAGATTGTCTTCGTGGAAAATCGCTTCGACAGGGCATTCAGGAACACATGCTTCACAATCGATGCACTCTTCAGGGTGGATGTAAAGCATCTGTTCGCCTTCGTAGAAACATTCTACAGGACAAACGACAACACAATCGGTGTACTTGCATCCGGAGCAGGGTTCGGCGACGACGTGCATAACTTTTACCTTAGGTTTCCAACAATCAAAACATCAACGTGAAGGGCAGCAGAACCGTCTGCCAATTGGCTGAATTATCGGACCAGCCAACTTGGGAACTTGGCTGAAATCTGACCGCAATCGGTCATAATCACAAACGCAGGTTCCCGCAGACCCTTTATTTTGCCAAACCGGCAAGGTCCTATTTTGCCGAATCAGGAAGCTTGGGCAAACCTCCCATCTCGCAAATTTTGAATTTCAGGGCATAGTTTCTGGTTCCTCCAAGTAAAACGGCCCTTTGACGACCGTCCCCTTATCGAAGCCCCAATATCGTGCCCCACTCCTCCGACGACACCGAAACAACCGATTCCGCCGCTTCATCGGACTCAACATCCGCTGAGCAAACGCATCCATCCGCCGATACAGGATCGACTGAGCCGATGATTTTGCGAACAAAACCGAATCGGCACTTTCCGTTTCTGTCACGCCACCCTTGGGTGCTCGCCACCGCGCTGGCGGACGGTAAAAGGGCTGATGGCAAAGGGGCAGACGGCAAACGCGGCGGTAAGAAACGGGCCGACGATAAACGCTCAGGCAAGCATTCAAAATCGGCCAAACACCTCACATCGCATCAAAACGCCGACTCCAGCGGCCCCAACGACAGCGCCGAACTCACGCCCGTTCCTGAAACGGCCGCGACCGTCGACACCGAGCCAGCATCTGCCGACCCCGCCGCTACCGAGGCAGCAACACCGACGCAATTTGGCCAAATCGCCGAACTGCTCGACCACGATGGCAACTGGATCGGACGAGGCCTCTACAACCCAGCCAGCCGGTTGCGACTGCGTTTGTATAGTTTCGAGGCCGACCAAGCGATTGACGATGCCTTGTTCGCCCGTCGTGTCGACGAATCCGTGGCCCGCCGGCGACAATCGACCCTGCGTCCCAACTTGGCTGGCGGTGGCGAGCGTTTGGTTTTCAGCGAATCGGACCTGCTCAGCGGGTTAATCGTGGATCGCTACGCCGACTGTCTATCCATCCAATTCACGTCCGCAGCACTGCTGTCGCGAGGTGAGTTTTTGATTGACCAAGTCTTGGCGGCCTGTGAAAAGCACGGCACTCCTTGCGGGCGTGTCGTCTGCCGAATGGATCCCGCCACGGCCAAACACGAAGGCGTCTCGGACGAATGGATCGCCAAAATCGAATCCTGGAGCCGCGGCCTCGACTCCGAAGAATCCGGTCGCGTTTGGTACCAGCACCATGACCTGAAGATGGCGATCAACCTTTGCGAAGGTCAAAAAACAGGCGGCTACCTCGACCAACAAGACAACCACGCCATCGCCGCGTCGTACATGAAGGGACGCCGAGTTCTGGACGTTTGCACCTACACGGGCGGCTTCGCATTGTCAGCCGCTCTGGCGGGTGCAGCCGAGGTCATCGGCATCGATAGCAGCGAAAAGGCACTCGAACTGGCTCGTCAAAACGCGGCCGCAAACTCACTGGACCACGTCAAGTTTGAGAAAGCCGACTGCTTCGACGACCTCAAAGAACGCGGCCAAGTCGGCGAAAAGTTCGACGCCGTCATCCTTGATCCACCTCGATTTGCCGGGTCACGTCGCCAAGTGGACGCCGCCCTGCGTGCCTACGCTCGGCTAAACATGTCCGCCGTTGACCTGCTCAATCCATCGGGAATCTTGGTCACCTGCAGCTGCTCGGGGCACGTGTCACGAGCTGACTTCCTGAACATGTTGGTTGATGTCGGCCGGAAACGTCGACGCGACCTGGTCATGACTCGAGTGCTAGGACCATCCGCTGACCACCCATGTGCGGTTTCGTGTCCCGAAAGCGACTACCTCAAGTGCGTGATCGCGGAAGTGCAGTAGCCGGTTCGACACAACCGAACTTCGGGCTGATGTGAACCTGAAAATTAAGCAGCCAAAAACACGATTGCGGGAGACGCGGCCACTTGACGCGTTTATAGTCAACGTCCCACTTTTCAGTTTCTGTGAACACTTGCCGTTTTTTGGTAACGTGTTTCCAGTCCCTTGAGGATTCTCCGCCTTCTTCAACTTCGTCCGAGGCCAATTGGTGTCGAATGTAACGATCAAAGTCCTGCATGGCGCTGACCGCGGAAAGCTGTTCGAGGAAATCTCGCCTCCGCTGACGATTGGACGCGAGGAAGGAAACGATATCCAGCTCAATGATGAGCGGGTCAGCCGCTGTCATCTCAAGATCCAGCGGGACAACGACCGCCTCGTGTTGACGGACCTGGACAGCACCAACGGAACCAAAGTCAACGGTTCCGAGTGCCAGCTGAAGATCCTGCGTCACGGTGATCTGATCGCTGTCGGACGCAGTCTTCTGTTGCTCGGGTCGGAAGAGCAGATCGCCGAGCGACTGCGATTGATGGGCAATGGCGGAGGAACGCTCAACCGAGACATTAAGTCTTTGGATGAATCGATCGCCGTCGATTTGCAACAGGAACCTGAAAGCCCGTTGCCAGTCGAATCGTTACAGGTAGAAGAATTGCCTGGAATTCCGGATGATCTTTCGCCAGGACAAAAGGCGCAACTTTGCGAGATCCTCGACTTCCTGCAAAATCGGCTTGAACGTTTGATCGAAACCGCTGAAACGGATGAAGACACCGAACAGGTGTTGCTGAAGCAGTCCGCCTGGCAACGTTTGCTGGACGTTCAATCTCGCTTAGCAACGCTGAATCGGTCCGTCACGGATCCCGATTGGCCGTAGTTGGTATCGATTACCGTCGAGCCAGATTACCGTTGATTCCGAGTGTTGACTGGATCGAACGAGTTGACTGGATCAACGGAACGACTGGCCCAATTGCTAGAGTTTCCAAGCCCAGCAAACGAGCCCGACCCGGCAGTTGAGTTCGTTGAAGCGTCACGAGACTTTCCGGAGTTCGTCGGTCGCCCGAAATCCAGTCGGACGATACGGACTTTCCCATCCGACTTCGCCATCCGTTTCGAATTCAGATGACCGCATCTTCCACCACAAACGAACCCGCTGTCTTGACCTCATCGGCCCGCCCAGACCCGGGCTATCGAGCTTTTCGTGCTCGCAAAGAAGACCGCACCGCCTTGATCGATCCAGTGATCGGCGATTCGGAACTCCTACTCAAACAAAACCTGGCTGACGACCTGGGCCTTAGCGGTTCCAGCGAATCCGTTTTCTGGCACGGCTTGGGCCAACAAGCTCGCCAGCAACTGACCCAGGACGCACGACGGTACACGTCGGCGTACCGCACGGTCAGCGATGCGGGGAACAAGCTTCGACAAGACAATGCCGGCGGACCTGTCCTGAACGACCTATCGGCGCGTCCCGAAACGCCTCCGATCGTGATGGCGGGACACCAACCGACGCTGTTCCATCCTGGCGTTTGGTTCAAAAACTTCGCCCTTCAGCACATCGGCCAAGAAACCGGGGCATTGCCGATCAACTTGGTAATCGACAACGATGTCGCGGCAGGTCGCTCCATCCGCGTCCCGGTCCGGGATTCGCTGGGTCGAGCCCGTGTCAGCTCCGTGAGCTATGACAGTGGCGGTGCAGGCATTCCATTTGAACAGGCCAAAATCCGCGATCTTCGCCAGTTCGACGCGTTCGAGAAGGCCGTCCGAACTTCCATTTCACCGCTGGTCAAAAACCCCTTGATTTTGTCGCTGTGGCCACACGCCCGCGACGCCATTCGACGCTGCGAAATTGCGGGTTGTGCGCTCGCCCAAGCTCGCCACTCACTGGAAGAAACGCTTGGATGGAACACCCTGGAAATCCCCCTCGGTGTCGCCGTTCGTGGACTCCCCTTCGCCCGATTCGTCTTGGAGTGGATCGACGACTTCGAACGATTTCATCAAGTTTACAACGATTCAGCTGACCATTACCGAGCCTGGCACGGCATCCGCAGCAACGCCCACCCTGTTCCCAATTTGACGGTCGATGGCGAGTACTGGGAACTGCCACTGTGGGTGTATGGCAACGACTCACCGACTCGCCGAGCGGTTTGGGTTCGCCGCACCGGCGGACAGCTGGAAATATCCGATCGCAGCAATGAGCGTCCTCGGATTCTGTTGCCCGCTGGAAATCGAGACCGAGCCGCCACCATTCTCGCTGAATCGACTTCGTCCGAGTTCAAACTGCGGCCGCGAGCTCTCATCACGACCATGTTCGCCCGACTCTTGCTCAGCGATTTGTTCCTGCACGGGATCGGCGGCGGGAAGTACGACCAGCTGGCGGACCGGATCATGAGCCAGTTTTACGGGATCCAGCCACCCGCCTTTCAGGTCGTTTCGGCAACACTTCGACTGCCGGGTCAATCCATCGACCACGGACGGCCTGATCAAATCCAGGCCCTGCAGCGTCAAATCCGCGACACGCAATACCAGGGCGAACACTGGGCTTCCGGCGACACGAACGCTTCAGGAAATAGTCACAATGCCCACGAGATTGCCGATTCACCCGCAATCCAGGCTTTGGCGAACCAAAAGCGAGATCTGCTGGCCCAAATGCCAACGAGCGGCCCTAAACAGGACTGGCACCGGAAAATCACGGCAGTGAACACCGAGCTTTCAGCTCTGCTGGAACCGCGTCGGGCGACATTGCGAGCGGAATTAGCACAGTTACGACAAGCTTCTGCCGAAGAACAGATCTTGGCCAGTCGCGAATGGTCGTTCTGCTTGTTCCCCTTGGAATACCTAGTCCCGGCTTTTGAAGAAATGCTGGTGACGGCGTCCTAAATTCAGTCTTGAAGCACTTTTCTAGGCCTGGATTTCGGATTGGCGTTGCTCATAGCTGAAATTTCGTTATCCTACGCGGCCCGAAACACTACCTATCCAACGCATATCCACCCCGAGAATCATCTCATGAAGGTCGTTAGCAGTATCGGCGCGTTGAAATACCGCCACCCTGATTGCCAAGTCGTCAAACGACGTGGCCGAATTTACGTCATTTGCAAGAGCAACCCAAAGTTCAAGGTTCGCCAAGGCGGAGCGAAGGTCAAAAAGACCCGTCGTTAGAAAACGGTCTCGTTAACTGTGCAAGTTAGGCCATTTGGACTAATCTGGACGAACGCGATGCACGGATGTCATCCTGTTTTGCTATCTTCGTTCGCCACACTTATCGATCTCCCTGGTGTTACCTGACGTCACCCCTCTTCCCTCTCCGTCCCATAGCGATCAAGCACGATCGCGGGTTGGTGCTCCGCTGAATAAGAGCGTCGACCGCGAGAATTGGGAGGATGTTGCTCCTTCGTTCGCGAAGTCGAGCGATCGCTCGGTTGTGCAAACGTCACAAATTCAGGTTGTCCCTTTCGACGACCTCTCCATCGATCTGCTCCAGAAATGGGATGAGTTAAGATGGAGCGCTGAGAATGCAAAGCTTTTCGATCAGCCCTTCTTTTCGCCTCGATTCGCTGAGGCGGTGAACCGTGCCCGCGGTGACGTTTTTGTCGCTGTCGCAATGGCACCGGGTCAAGACGCCCATTCCCCCAACCTGACACCCGAACACGCCATCGGCTTTCTGCCATTCCACCGCGTGGGGCGATTAGGTGTTCCAGTTGGACGGTTCCTCAACGACGCCCAAAATGTAATCGGGCTGGCTGCGGAACGCGTCGATTGGTCCGCGTGGCTCCAAGCCTGCAACGTGATTGCATTCGACATGCACTCGATCGTGCAAGGCGATCCCGCTTGGAATGACGACTATCAACTGGACACCGTCCGAGCCTTTCGAGCTGATTTCGAGGGCAATTCCGAACAATTCTTGCGACGGCTTGAGCGTCAGCACCGGACCATCGGCAAGCAGGGCCAGAAAACTCGCAAGCTGAATCGCGAAGTCGGTGACGTTCGACTCGAAGTGGACTGCCGCTGCCCCAAAGTTCTCAAGCAGGCAATTCAGTGGAAACGGGCGCAATACCAACGCACCCACATCCTAGATTTGTTCCTGCCCGACTGGACGCGAAAACTGGTCGATGAACTTCACAACTGGGACGACCACGACCTGCGGGGCGGTGCTGCCGAATCCGAGTATGCCCCTGACCAAGCCGCGATGACACCGCCAGCGCCCGGCGACGCGGAGTGCAGTCGCTTGGACATGCAACCGCTCAAGGGAATCCTGTCGGTGCTGTGGGCGGGCGACCAGGTCGTCGCCGCACATTACGGGATGGTCGAACGAGGTCGATTGCATTACTGGTTTCCGACCTATGACCCCAAATACGCTCGTTATTCGCCGGGGACAGCCCTGTTCACCGAACTCGTCCGTGCCGCCAGCAGCCACGGCATCGATTGCATCGACATGGGCTACGGCGAACAACCCTACAAACAAAAGCAAACGGCAACGACCAGCGAAGTCGCCTATGGAACGATTACCGATTCAAAGTGGCACCGATTCTCGTTCTCGCTCGAAAACCGGGTCGTCGCCTGCTTGAAACAGATCCCTATGAAGGAACTGATCAAGAAAGGCTGGCGGACAGTGAATCCAACCGCTGGGATTAAGAAACTAAGCTAAGCAAACGGGATCACTGCCAGCCTCAGCGTCTTCTTGAGCTTCAGCTTTCTGACCAGATTCCACGCTCTCACGCCGCGAATCGATCCTCGCCCCGTGCAGACGGCGCAGTCCCTACACCCCTCAAAATCCCAGGCAATCGTTGGCCCAGCGTCGTTTGAATCTGTTGGGGACTGCGAAACTTCAGCCTAGGCTGGGGTTTCAATAGACAGTGCCGGTGATTTTCGGCAAAACGACAAGTGCTCTTGCCACCTTCATATCCATGTCCAAGCGTCCTTTTTTCATTGTATGCCTTCTCGCCTGCCTCGCGTTCGCGATCGCAACAAGCGTTGAAGTTGCGTCCCAGTCACCTCGGCCAGAGAAGCCACCGGCCACCGATACCAATCCCGCTCATGCTGCTCCATCGTCGGACAACCGAGACGATAGGTCCGCTAAAGAAGCCCGTGAGGAAGATCGTCCACGCGACGGCAAAGATCGCCGAGACCGCGACGGGCGAGACGGCGGTGGCAAACGCGGTCCGGGCGGGAAATCTTCCGGCAGTGAAATCATGTTCGGGCTCCTCCGCTCAGGCAAGGTTCAAGCGGAACTGAAGATGGCTCCCGAGCAACTCGAACGAATCCGGAACCTGGAAAGGCAGCTGCGAGACCAGCAACGCGAACAGTTCAACCTGGAACGCGGCGACGGTAGCCCGAAAGAATTTGACTTCCGCAACGCCAGCGAAGAAGAACGAGCGAAGCTGTTCCAGAAAATTCAAAACCGCCGTGAAGAACAACGAAACCAACTCGTCGAAATACTCCAAGCTAAACAGGTCAAACGTCTCGAACAGATCGCGATCCAAGTCCATGGATCCATGGCGCTCGGATCACCTAAAGTTCAACAGGAACTCGCGCTCACCCACGCTCAACTCGAAAAGTTAAAACAGATCCGCCGCATTCAGGACGAAAAAATGCGGAAGAGCTATCACGAGATGCGGCAAGCCGGCCCACGCCAAGATTCCCACAACAAGATCCAAGCGATCCGTATTGAAATCGAATCGATGATGCTGGACGTACTCGATCCCGACCAACGGAAACAGTTCGAGTCACTCAAAGGCGAGCCCTTCGATGTCAGCTCGCTCCTGCGTGGATCGCGTGGCGAACCTCGCTCACGTCGCGGACGCGGCGACGATTCACGCGGCTAAACAGCCGAGGTCACTGGCGTGACCATGGCTGCCGACATGACGATCAACTGGATGCATCGTCCCGATTTAGCATGCCAGCGAGCTGTTCCGCTAACGCACTAACGGCAGGCTCCTGAAGCATGTGTGCATGGTCACCTGGCACCGTCACGACCTGCACCCCTTCGGTCACCGCTCGCCAACCCAACAACGGATCGTCGAACAACGGGTTGGTTCGATCCTGATCGTCAGGCCGGAACAAATGCACTTCGCCCGCGTACGGTTCGGCGACATACTCATGCACCGCTTTCACGTTGGCTTGAAAAACACCGAAGACGTGCATCGCGTTGTTGGCCGCAAGGTTTTCGGCATCCAATTCCTCAGGCACGATGCCAGCCTGCGCGGCTCGATCCACAAAAAACTGCAACTGCTCGGTTGCCGGCTTCTGGCGAATCGCTTCCAGATCCAAGTTGGCAGCCCCCGGGAACAAGGCCGACAACAAAGGCAAGAAGTCTTCTTCTCGAAACTCGGTTTCCGGCGACAAAAGTCCCGAATCTAACAGCGCGACGATGCCGACTGACCGACCGCGAATCCGCAATTGCCGAGCAACTTCAAAAGCGATATTGCCGCCCAGTGACCAACCCGCCAAGTGGACCTTGCCACTGGGTTGTTGTTCGGAAATGACTCGAGCATAGTGCGCCGCCATTTCAGCAAGCGTCTCATGCGGCGGACGATTCCCATCAATGCCGTTGGCTTGCAATCCGTAGATCGCCCGGCCATCCACTTCATCGTAAGCGGCCAAGAAGTGGGCCAATTCACGATAGCAAAACACGGTACCACCGGCCGGATGGACACAAAAAAGCGGTGCGGCTTTTGACGTCTTCGATGCCCTGCCCGCACTCGCCGACAGCGGCACCAATGTCGAACTGATCGAAGCCAAGTCCGGCTGATCAATCAATTCAGCAAGGTGAGCGATCGTTGCATTTTGGAACAGTGCCACTAGCGGTAAACGTTCACCCAGCTTCTTTTCAACTTCGCTGGTCATCCGCACAGCCAACATGCTGTGACCGCCCAACTCAAAGAAATCATCTCGCACACCAATTGGATGAGCGTCCAAAAGCTCTTCCCAAATCTCAACCAAAATCTGCTGAGTGGGAGTGCTTGCCGCCTCAAAATCGCCTGCCCATGCTGGTCGTCCGGACGGACGCGGTAGCACATCGCGATCGATCTTCCCGTTGGTCGTTCGCGGCAACTCGTCCATCAAAACAAACGCCGACGGCACCATGTAACCGGGCAACCGCTCCAGTAGTTCATCACGCAGGTGCTGGGTGAATCGACGGGACACCTCCGCCGCCGCTGGGTCATTGGCGAAGCGATCCACTGGCGCCAAATCACACCAATCGGGCTTGCCTTGTTCATCTGAAACAACCGCTGCTTCCATATCCGCAAGGGTCTTCTGGTCACTCATGGACTGCAAACAATGCCAAGCCAACATTTCCGCTTCGGCTCGTTCAACGGCCAGAGTCGTTTCGTACTGACTCGCGTGAACCTGTTCAAGCACTTCACTCGACACGGGCTCGTCGACTCGCATCACCACGTCAAAGCGGAACTGACTCAATTCATTTTCAGCGTCCGCCGCCTTCAACAAAATCCTCGCCTCACGTAGCCGAGGATGAATCGCCGTGAGTTGCTGGAACCAGCGTGGATCGATCAGCAGTTCTTCTTCATGTTCGATTCGTGATGCCACCCGGTGCTTCAGTTCCGACACGGTCAAATCGGATTCAGCACGTGTTTGCTCAACCGCCGTCGCCATCGCCTCCTGCAACAACAGGTTGCGAATGTCACCGAGAAACAGATAGCCGCCTGGCTCGATGAACTCAATCGCGTCATGCAACACTCGCTGCAAATACGCTAATGACGGGAAGTACTGAACCACCGAATTCAGTACCAAACAATCAAACGACTCGG
This genomic interval from Neorhodopirellula lusitana contains the following:
- a CDS encoding lysylphosphatidylglycerol synthase transmembrane domain-containing protein; translated protein: MPTTERNEDWPRKEARSRVDHPGCDRDAADQESTGQEAVDQESTDQESTDQEVTGRDVSDRADHALGNREIPGKQELAGSLPLPVDNRSSIPQRRWPVERYRQLGVAALPWIKRVVFLLVLVGLIAAGVQSTQRWQAETARLSAEIASLQQQAAGEADPVRRSAMQAEADSRIAAIPSLGTVHWDRVGWAAFLYGLGLLPPGWILHRCFLAMQVPSTWRRATDAQLLGHAGKYIPGKALVVVLRVGAILPKGVPAAQGSPAPHRPVGRATTCVFLETLSMIGVGGFIAGALLWNSPLPVWVRAMAALMAVGSMVPLCPPVMRRVVALVQRRRAKRVKPSSDFSQSVGDTPAVSPTASVQGITWSLLAVCCLASLLSWAFIGASFACLVSAIPSWQAFSDVGVGIEAASGAGVVAAADTDWIELLSWTATATAAISLGMVLGFASLLPGGAGVREFVTLLVLTPAVGPTHALLSVIAARLMFIIVEAILAGVAWLDLRRFSAKAL
- a CDS encoding ferredoxin family protein, producing the protein MHVVAEPCSGCKYTDCVVVCPVECFYEGEQMLYIHPEECIDCEACVPECPVEAIFHEDNLPDEWQKYIEINAEQSEECEVITEKKEPLADN
- a CDS encoding class I SAM-dependent rRNA methyltransferase; amino-acid sequence: MILRTKPNRHFPFLSRHPWVLATALADGKRADGKGADGKRGGKKRADDKRSGKHSKSAKHLTSHQNADSSGPNDSAELTPVPETAATVDTEPASADPAATEAATPTQFGQIAELLDHDGNWIGRGLYNPASRLRLRLYSFEADQAIDDALFARRVDESVARRRQSTLRPNLAGGGERLVFSESDLLSGLIVDRYADCLSIQFTSAALLSRGEFLIDQVLAACEKHGTPCGRVVCRMDPATAKHEGVSDEWIAKIESWSRGLDSEESGRVWYQHHDLKMAINLCEGQKTGGYLDQQDNHAIAASYMKGRRVLDVCTYTGGFALSAALAGAAEVIGIDSSEKALELARQNAAANSLDHVKFEKADCFDDLKERGQVGEKFDAVILDPPRFAGSRRQVDAALRAYARLNMSAVDLLNPSGILVTCSCSGHVSRADFLNMLVDVGRKRRRDLVMTRVLGPSADHPCAVSCPESDYLKCVIAEVQ
- a CDS encoding FHA domain-containing protein encodes the protein MSNVTIKVLHGADRGKLFEEISPPLTIGREEGNDIQLNDERVSRCHLKIQRDNDRLVLTDLDSTNGTKVNGSECQLKILRHGDLIAVGRSLLLLGSEEQIAERLRLMGNGGGTLNRDIKSLDESIAVDLQQEPESPLPVESLQVEELPGIPDDLSPGQKAQLCEILDFLQNRLERLIETAETDEDTEQVLLKQSAWQRLLDVQSRLATLNRSVTDPDWP
- the ykgO gene encoding type B 50S ribosomal protein L36, producing MKVVSSIGALKYRHPDCQVVKRRGRIYVICKSNPKFKVRQGGAKVKKTRR
- a CDS encoding GNAT family N-acetyltransferase, with translation MLPDVTPLPSPSHSDQARSRVGAPLNKSVDRENWEDVAPSFAKSSDRSVVQTSQIQVVPFDDLSIDLLQKWDELRWSAENAKLFDQPFFSPRFAEAVNRARGDVFVAVAMAPGQDAHSPNLTPEHAIGFLPFHRVGRLGVPVGRFLNDAQNVIGLAAERVDWSAWLQACNVIAFDMHSIVQGDPAWNDDYQLDTVRAFRADFEGNSEQFLRRLERQHRTIGKQGQKTRKLNREVGDVRLEVDCRCPKVLKQAIQWKRAQYQRTHILDLFLPDWTRKLVDELHNWDDHDLRGGAAESEYAPDQAAMTPPAPGDAECSRLDMQPLKGILSVLWAGDQVVAAHYGMVERGRLHYWFPTYDPKYARYSPGTALFTELVRAASSHGIDCIDMGYGEQPYKQKQTATTSEVAYGTITDSKWHRFSFSLENRVVACLKQIPMKELIKKGWRTVNPTAGIKKLS